In the Pseudoalteromonas tunicata genome, one interval contains:
- a CDS encoding PGPGW domain-containing protein: MKKTFFTFFAILFFVLGAIFFIVPGPSLIFIMLGLFLLSFYYPKARYYLKRCQSLLQKSCYAIDKALKK; the protein is encoded by the coding sequence ATGAAAAAAACTTTTTTTACATTTTTTGCGATTTTGTTTTTTGTGCTTGGGGCTATTTTCTTTATTGTGCCTGGACCTTCTTTAATTTTTATAATGTTAGGTTTATTTTTGTTATCTTTTTACTATCCAAAAGCGCGTTATTATCTAAAACGTTGTCAATCCCTACTGCAAAAATCGTGCTATGCAATTGATAAAGCACTCAAAAAATAA